Part of the Nitrospira sp. genome, TCGGTCACGGACAGACCCAGGCTTCCACGCAGATCGACCAGGGTAACGACCGTTCCCCGGAGATTGGTCACTCCGGTCAACAGGCTCGGCATGCTGGGCACGACGGTCACCGCTTCCACCTCAAACACTTCACTGACGTGGCGGAGATCGATGGCGAACAACTCGCCCCCCAGCGTGAGGACACACATACGCAGCGTGCCTTCAATCGACGCGGCAAGAGACCTCGATGGGCTGGAGGGTCCGTGAGCCGGAGAGGAGTCTGAGGAGTGAGGCTGGATCGTTGGCACGTCGCTCATGGATTAGTTCAACGCCCGCTTGACTGCGGCGACCAGATCTTCAGCTTTAAACGGCTTCACCACATACCCATTGGCACCCTGCTGTTGGCCCCAGAATTTGTCGCTTTCCTGCCCCTTGGACGTGCAGAGGACGATCGGGATGCCCTTGAAGCGGTCATCGCTTTTCAGGTCGCGGCAGGCCTGGAACCCGTTACGCCCGGGCATCACGACATCCAGCACGATCAGGTCCGGCTTATCCAACGCCAGTTTGTCCTCGAGTTTGTCGGTGTTCGGATACGACACGACTGTGTGATTGGCAGACTTCAAATAGCCTTCGATCAACTGCAGTTCGGCGTACGAATCATCGACGACAACGATCTTGCTCATGAGTACGTCCCCCCTTCAAACCAGCTAAATGTGTGCGCGATAAAGACATTTGATCCGGTTGCGGCTATCGCATCGGAATCACGATGCTGATCGCACCGGCCAGATCGCCCTCGTGCCA contains:
- a CDS encoding response regulator, translating into MSKIVVVDDSYAELQLIEGYLKSANHTVVSYPNTDKLEDKLALDKPDLIVLDVVMPGRNGFQACRDLKSDDRFKGIPIVLCTSKGQESDKFWGQQQGANGYVVKPFKAEDLVAAVKRALN